The proteins below come from a single candidate division WOR-3 bacterium genomic window:
- a CDS encoding ferritin-like domain-containing protein, giving the protein MASNQLMELLNKAIARELQVSIQYMWQHVQWKGVKAFAIKDELKKIAITEMKHAEAIAERLTYLGGIPTTKPDPIFVGSNIKEMLAQDVKDEEGAIKLYKEIIELASQENDFTTRKLFMGILADEEEHHDTFTGLLEEV; this is encoded by the coding sequence ATGGCCAGTAATCAGCTGATGGAGTTATTAAACAAAGCAATTGCACGCGAACTACAAGTATCTATTCAATACATGTGGCAACATGTCCAATGGAAAGGGGTGAAGGCGTTTGCGATTAAAGATGAGCTGAAGAAAATTGCAATTACGGAAATGAAACATGCTGAAGCGATAGCGGAGCGCCTGACTTACTTGGGTGGGATTCCAACTACTAAGCCTGATCCAATTTTTGTGGGTTCTAATATTAAAGAGATGCTTGCTCAAGATGTCAAAGACGAAGAAGGTGCAATTAAACTTTACAAAGAGATTATCGAGCTTGCCAGTCAGGAGAACGATTTCACAACTCGAAAGCTTTTTATGGGAATACTAGCCGACGAAGAGGAGCATCACGATACCTTTACTGGACTTTTAGAGGAGGTATAA
- a CDS encoding DUF6754 domain-containing protein, protein MSFNLSLKLISSIAFFIASAWALTPPESVTAQDNPNDAGQKILIKWTLSMDDSILDGYRVLRRKENETEAEVVGFVGRGRNYYVDENAIDTIKYAYQIVAVYDTITSPSTWSNYTKSSPQWIHTQRIDVIIFTLVFTFLILYFINQARKGQELFIRKIAGLLAVEEAVGRATEMGKPILYVPGLTGINDVATIAAMNILGEVAKKVALYDSQLIVPNTDPIVYTVAQQIVKEAYTQMGRPDAFKADSVYFVTDSQFAYAAAVDGIMTREKPATNFFMGYFYAEALILAETGAATGAIQIAGTDSVMQLPFFVVACDYTLMGEELYAASAYLSREPLLLGGLVGQDAGKVLIVGLLIILTIIGVITNLPVLKIF, encoded by the coding sequence GTGAGTTTCAACCTGAGTTTGAAGTTAATAAGTTCAATAGCGTTCTTTATAGCTAGTGCATGGGCATTAACACCTCCGGAATCTGTAACAGCTCAAGATAATCCTAATGATGCCGGGCAAAAGATACTAATTAAATGGACACTATCAATGGATGATTCTATTTTGGACGGCTATCGGGTTTTACGACGAAAAGAGAATGAAACGGAGGCAGAAGTTGTTGGATTCGTAGGCCGAGGACGTAATTATTATGTTGATGAAAATGCGATTGATACTATAAAGTATGCATATCAAATAGTAGCAGTATATGACACAATCACCAGTCCATCGACATGGTCAAATTACACCAAATCGTCCCCCCAGTGGATTCATACTCAAAGAATTGATGTTATCATCTTTACACTTGTTTTTACTTTTTTAATTTTATATTTTATTAACCAAGCACGCAAAGGACAGGAGTTATTTATCAGAAAAATTGCTGGCCTATTAGCAGTTGAAGAAGCTGTCGGGCGAGCGACAGAAATGGGGAAACCTATTCTTTATGTGCCTGGACTTACTGGAATAAACGATGTTGCCACTATTGCAGCTATGAATATTTTGGGAGAAGTTGCGAAAAAGGTAGCACTGTATGATTCGCAGTTAATTGTACCTAATACTGATCCAATAGTTTATACGGTTGCCCAACAGATTGTGAAAGAAGCCTATACCCAAATGGGCCGGCCGGATGCATTTAAGGCTGATTCGGTATACTTTGTTACCGATAGTCAATTTGCCTATGCAGCAGCCGTCGATGGTATTATGACTCGAGAAAAGCCGGCGACCAATTTTTTTATGGGATACTTTTATGCTGAGGCCCTAATTTTAGCCGAAACCGGTGCAGCGACCGGTGCGATACAAATCGCCGGGACCGACTCGGTAATGCAATTACCGTTCTTTGTGGTTGCCTGCGATTATACTTTAATGGGTGAAGAACTTTATGCAGCATCAGCGTATCTCTCCCGCGAGCCACTTTTACTTGGGGGGTTGGTAGGTCAAGACGCGGGAAAAGTCTTAATCGTTGGACTATTAATCATTCTTACAATAATTGGGGTAATAACAAACCTGCCGGTTCTTAAAATTTTTTAG
- a CDS encoding peroxiredoxin, producing the protein MCTNIKSIPLLGDKFPEMKVQTTHGELELPKHFAGKWFVLFSHPADFTPVCTTEFVAFQKRYEKFKALNCELIGLSVDQVFSHLKWTEWIEEKLGVKIEFPIIADTGAVSETLGLIHPGKGTNTVRAVFVVDDKGFVRIILYYPQELGRNIDEILRAVEAMQISDKHQVAMPANWPNNELFGDHVIIPPARDQKTMNDRLQKAKAGEFECLDWWLCHKKLK; encoded by the coding sequence ATGTGCACTAATATCAAATCAATACCATTACTTGGTGATAAATTTCCAGAGATGAAAGTTCAAACGACTCACGGCGAGTTGGAATTACCCAAACACTTTGCAGGTAAATGGTTTGTGTTATTTAGCCATCCAGCTGACTTTACTCCAGTTTGTACAACTGAATTTGTTGCATTTCAAAAAAGGTACGAGAAGTTTAAGGCACTTAACTGCGAGTTAATCGGCTTAAGTGTTGATCAGGTGTTTTCGCATTTGAAATGGACAGAGTGGATAGAAGAAAAGCTAGGGGTGAAAATTGAATTTCCGATTATTGCTGATACTGGTGCGGTATCGGAGACATTAGGCTTAATCCACCCCGGGAAGGGTACCAATACCGTCCGGGCAGTATTCGTGGTTGATGACAAAGGATTCGTGCGGATAATTTTATACTACCCCCAAGAACTTGGACGAAATATCGATGAGATTCTCCGAGCGGTTGAGGCAATGCAGATTTCTGATAAACATCAAGTCGCAATGCCAGCTAACTGGCCTAATAATGAACTTTTTGGTGATCACGTGATTATTCCCCCAGCTCGGGATCAAAAGACCATGAATGACCGTTTACAAAAAGCCAAAGCTGGTGAGTTCGAATGCCTTGACTGGTGGCTTTGTCATAAAAAGCTTAAATAG
- a CDS encoding glutaredoxin family protein — translation MEFIQVPGVNKGKIVLYALSTCGWCKKTKTFLREHNIAYNYIDVDLLVPKDREQVLEEVRKWNPRLSFPTIVINDEICIVGYDEDKLKSALKL, via the coding sequence ATGGAATTCATTCAGGTCCCCGGAGTAAATAAAGGGAAGATTGTGCTATATGCTTTAAGTACCTGCGGCTGGTGTAAGAAGACCAAAACATTCTTACGAGAACATAACATTGCCTATAACTACATTGATGTTGATCTTTTAGTCCCAAAAGATCGGGAGCAGGTGCTTGAAGAAGTTCGCAAATGGAATCCGAGGTTATCCTTTCCTACCATTGTCATTAATGATGAAATTTGCATTGTTGGTTACGACGAAGATAAGTTAAAATCGGCGTTGAAATTATGA
- a CDS encoding ZIP family metal transporter — MAALYAILAVVLVSLLSFVGIVFILLKEATLKKILLLLVSFSAGSLLAAAFIHLIPETYERFEHNPLVPLFIIGGILIFFGLEKFLRWRHCHIPTSQAHPHPIAFLNLVGDAVHNFIDGLMIGGAFVVNNKIGLVTTVAVVLHEIPQEIGDFGVLLYGKLSIRKALVFNFLSALTAVLGTIVSLALGSLVTDYAYYLMPIAAGGFVYIAGTDLIPELHHIVELKKSVVQFICLLLGIILFLVLNLIFH, encoded by the coding sequence ATGGCCGCGCTTTATGCAATCCTGGCTGTAGTTTTGGTCAGCTTGCTGTCGTTTGTGGGTATCGTTTTTATTCTCTTAAAAGAAGCTACGTTAAAAAAAATTCTATTGCTTCTTGTAAGTTTTTCAGCTGGTTCGCTACTGGCCGCAGCTTTTATTCATCTGATACCAGAAACTTACGAGAGATTTGAACATAATCCCTTAGTACCGCTTTTTATAATCGGGGGAATTCTGATATTTTTTGGGCTAGAAAAGTTTTTACGCTGGCGGCATTGTCATATTCCAACCTCCCAGGCGCATCCTCATCCTATTGCGTTTTTGAATCTGGTTGGTGATGCCGTGCATAATTTTATTGATGGCTTAATGATCGGCGGGGCGTTTGTAGTGAATAATAAAATTGGCCTAGTAACAACCGTTGCTGTGGTGCTTCACGAAATCCCACAAGAAATTGGCGATTTTGGCGTGCTTTTATACGGAAAACTTAGTATACGCAAGGCTTTAGTGTTTAACTTTCTAAGTGCCCTTACGGCTGTTTTAGGAACTATTGTCTCATTAGCTCTGGGTAGCCTTGTAACCGATTATGCCTATTATTTAATGCCCATTGCGGCTGGTGGCTTTGTATATATTGCCGGGACCGATTTAATTCCAGAACTTCACCACATTGTGGAGCTTAAAAAATCAGTTGTGCAATTTATATGCTTATTGCTCGGGATTATATTATTCCTAGTCCTAAATCTAATCTTTCACTAA
- a CDS encoding desulfoferrodoxin produces the protein MTTQLAIYRCKICGNIVEVLHTGAGTLVCCGEPMELLTEKTADVGLEKHVPVIEKTATGYKIKVGSIPHPMEEKHYIEWIEVIADGKAYRQFLKPGDLPEAEFCIEASTITAREHCNIHGLWKSV, from the coding sequence ATGACAACTCAATTAGCAATTTATCGGTGTAAAATTTGCGGTAACATCGTCGAGGTTTTACATACCGGGGCTGGAACTTTGGTCTGTTGTGGTGAACCGATGGAGCTGCTTACAGAAAAAACTGCCGATGTTGGGCTAGAAAAGCATGTACCCGTGATTGAGAAAACCGCAACTGGATACAAGATTAAGGTAGGTTCGATACCGCATCCGATGGAGGAGAAACATTACATCGAGTGGATTGAAGTGATTGCTGATGGTAAGGCATATCGACAATTCCTAAAACCCGGCGATCTTCCTGAGGCTGAGTTTTGTATTGAGGCCAGCACGATAACCGCTCGCGAGCATTGTAATATTCATGGTCTGTGGAAAAGCGTGTAA
- a CDS encoding ferredoxin-thioredoxin reductase catalytic domain-containing protein: MNEIIISEEELQDTFQEFYQNAIATGYFLNPDTEFTRELIRGLIYNKKRYGYFSCPCRIASGIRSKDLDIICPCDYRDDDLREYGFCYCGLYVTKEVIDQGKKVHSIPDRRNIIGTENITQITVNSEALKLSLPVWRCRVCGYLCARNEPPELCPICKADKDRFERFI, translated from the coding sequence ATGAACGAAATAATAATTTCTGAGGAAGAGCTTCAAGATACTTTTCAAGAGTTCTATCAAAATGCCATAGCAACAGGTTATTTTCTAAATCCAGACACCGAATTTACCAGAGAGTTGATTCGGGGCTTAATCTATAATAAAAAACGCTACGGATATTTCTCCTGCCCGTGTCGAATAGCCAGTGGCATTCGGAGTAAGGACCTAGATATTATCTGTCCGTGTGACTATCGCGATGATGATCTTAGAGAGTATGGTTTTTGTTATTGTGGTTTATATGTCACCAAAGAAGTAATCGACCAGGGCAAAAAGGTTCATTCCATCCCAGACCGGCGTAATATTATCGGCACGGAGAATATAACTCAAATCACAGTGAATAGTGAGGCATTAAAACTATCATTACCAGTTTGGCGATGCCGAGTTTGCGGATATCTGTGTGCCCGCAATGAACCACCGGAGCTATGTCCTATTTGTAAAGCCGATAAAGATCGATTTGAAAGATTTATTTAA
- a CDS encoding ferritin family protein, with product MQLDKFNLKDLLLTALKAELESKNIYELVAKKISNFLLKERLNFLANEEYRHYLFFQNLYREEFSEGKIVLPDKTPVPLPTIQVVSEDTPVSVILSQALESEKAAYDFYVTLASRYESKPQVKNMLLYIASMEMGHYRLIEIERENAEKFEGFNIEYPLMHIGP from the coding sequence ATGCAACTTGATAAGTTTAACCTAAAAGACTTACTATTGACCGCGCTGAAAGCAGAGCTAGAAAGTAAAAATATCTACGAATTGGTTGCTAAAAAGATATCGAATTTTCTATTAAAAGAGCGACTTAACTTTTTAGCCAATGAAGAATATCGCCACTACCTCTTTTTCCAAAATCTTTATCGTGAAGAGTTCAGCGAGGGTAAGATTGTGCTTCCAGATAAAACACCGGTGCCATTACCAACAATTCAGGTGGTATCAGAAGACACGCCGGTGAGTGTGATTTTAAGTCAAGCCCTGGAGAGTGAAAAAGCTGCATATGACTTTTATGTCACATTAGCCTCGCGATATGAGTCAAAACCCCAAGTAAAAAATATGCTTTTATATATTGCATCGATGGAAATGGGGCACTACCGATTAATTGAGATTGAGCGAGAAAACGCCGAAAAGTTTGAAGGATTTAATATTGAATATCCTTTAATGCACATCGGGCCATAA
- a CDS encoding desulforedoxin: protein MPVKKKSKKTTLKKPKLVCEVCGLEVTVSKPCGCSEVSLICCGQPMSLKTSKPSSRK, encoded by the coding sequence ATGCCGGTAAAGAAAAAATCTAAAAAAACAACCCTGAAAAAACCAAAATTGGTTTGCGAGGTTTGCGGACTTGAAGTTACGGTTTCAAAACCGTGTGGCTGTTCAGAAGTTTCCTTGATCTGTTGCGGCCAGCCCATGAGCTTAAAAACCTCAAAGCCGAGTTCGAGAAAATGA
- a CDS encoding cupin domain-containing protein has protein sequence MHHAQKISYGLEVEINPFFGDYEAIAPYIYNLPVGKQVPLHKHPTTDELFFVIKGRIKFRIGDKELIATPGDLVKGKMNIPHSFSNVGDEPAAFLSVKAPKPVDLVILEE, from the coding sequence TTGCATCATGCTCAAAAAATCTCATATGGGCTAGAAGTTGAGATTAATCCCTTCTTCGGTGATTACGAGGCGATTGCACCATATATCTACAACTTACCGGTTGGCAAGCAAGTGCCACTTCACAAGCATCCAACGACTGACGAACTATTTTTCGTGATCAAGGGGCGAATTAAGTTTCGAATTGGAGACAAGGAATTAATTGCAACCCCGGGTGATCTCGTGAAAGGTAAAATGAATATTCCCCATTCGTTTAGTAATGTCGGCGATGAACCAGCGGCTTTTCTTTCGGTAAAGGCGCCCAAGCCGGTCGATTTAGTAATACTTGAAGAATAG